A stretch of the Bradyrhizobium sp. CCBAU 53351 genome encodes the following:
- a CDS encoding H-NS family nucleoid-associated regulatory protein, whose amino-acid sequence MSTKKLELEAMSLDDLWSLHEEISGILSDRIKAEKQELEKRLAVLGGGMAMLAESGRPGISSTGKPRRKYPRVLPKYRNPQTSETWSGRGKRPRWLVAAVKSGRRIEEFRIGEAAPKLRQRA is encoded by the coding sequence ATGTCGACCAAGAAGCTCGAACTAGAAGCGATGTCCCTCGATGATCTATGGTCCCTTCATGAGGAAATTAGCGGCATTTTGTCGGACCGGATCAAAGCGGAAAAGCAGGAACTGGAGAAGCGCTTGGCGGTTCTCGGCGGCGGGATGGCTATGTTAGCCGAAAGCGGCAGGCCGGGCATCTCTTCCACGGGCAAGCCGAGGCGCAAATATCCGCGCGTGCTGCCGAAATACCGTAACCCGCAGACGTCCGAAACTTGGTCGGGGCGTGGCAAGCGACCTCGTTGGCTGGTTGCTGCGGTGAAATCCGGTCGTCGAATCGAGGAGTTTCGCATCGGGGAAGCGGCTCCGAAACTTCGGCAGCGGGCGTGA
- a CDS encoding H-NS family nucleoid-associated regulatory protein encodes MRRQDLEAMDFEELWLLHEELTKILAEKITAEKRELEKRLAQLNQPDQFGEAEGEATEMGPGQSPRRKYPKVVPKYFNPLKPTETWSGRGKQPRWLVAALQSGHTLEEFRIRENGEASNRNAGSREH; translated from the coding sequence ATGCGCCGGCAAGATCTCGAAGCCATGGATTTTGAGGAACTTTGGCTCCTCCACGAGGAGCTCACGAAGATTCTTGCTGAAAAGATAACAGCCGAAAAGCGCGAGTTGGAAAAGCGCCTGGCGCAGCTCAATCAGCCGGACCAGTTCGGCGAGGCGGAGGGCGAGGCGACAGAGATGGGCCCAGGCCAGTCCCCTCGCCGCAAATACCCAAAGGTCGTGCCGAAATACTTCAACCCCCTCAAGCCGACAGAGACTTGGTCTGGGCGAGGCAAACAGCCGCGCTGGCTGGTCGCAGCGCTTCAATCAGGACACACGCTCGAGGAGTTCAGGATTCGCGAGAACGGCGAAGCGTCCAACCGGAATGCTGGTAGTCGCGAGCATTGA
- a CDS encoding GFA family protein: protein MKMLTGGCACEKVRYECTDVPIVQLMCHCRDCQRSSGTAFSAFIMVASDRFRYLKSEPAFFETVAESGRLFRRGFCNHCGSQISAHWPTRPQLLLLTVGSLDDPSKFEPTAETWLARVPSWHPLHPSTVKFREAPAEGVKERIEAYFARRTQS, encoded by the coding sequence ATGAAAATGCTGACCGGCGGATGCGCGTGTGAAAAGGTTCGCTATGAATGCACAGACGTTCCGATTGTTCAGTTGATGTGTCACTGCCGAGATTGCCAACGATCAAGCGGCACTGCATTCTCGGCCTTCATTATGGTGGCGAGCGACAGGTTTCGCTATCTGAAGTCAGAGCCAGCCTTCTTCGAAACCGTTGCAGAAAGTGGACGTCTGTTTCGGAGAGGGTTCTGCAATCATTGTGGCAGTCAAATTTCTGCACATTGGCCGACAAGGCCGCAATTGCTGCTGCTTACCGTCGGCAGCCTCGATGATCCATCGAAGTTTGAACCCACTGCTGAAACTTGGCTCGCACGCGTACCTTCATGGCACCCTCTTCATCCCAGCACCGTCAAATTCAGGGAGGCACCCGCCGAAGGAGTGAAGGAGAGGATTGAGGCATATTTTGCCCGACGCACCCAGTCTTAG
- a CDS encoding exopolysaccharide biosynthesis polyprenyl glycosylphosphotransferase has translation MNFVNRHLPDQIDTAHVSLEPPISSHKWPLRYDRIEHVALCADIATILLASVISTVLYRFQSVQTGADHGNAFGLALISAACVASLLKAQGLYRPIELLVLKNQVRAVCVTWASLLLLIWAAYGFAIPPGASQKPGPLFAILGLALLVAERWGVRAVLIRGLSERKFASTNIVLISDQPLSKNAGLPETLSMHGYCVRARFSLPPIGFGPAGRKRFASRVIDYIHNIPLDQVVVEASPERWPELRALVADLRVLPFPIMFVPVGTTSELLRHPTRNLGSAVCVELQRGPLTSLECASKRMIDVVGAGLALAMAAPLLVLAAIAIKLDSPGPVFFRQQRCGFNGRTFLIRKFRTMHVLEDGNVITQAVPLDRRVTRVGKLLRRSSFDELPQLLNVLEGSMSLVGPRPHALAHDGQFDKLVRNYAFRRRVRPGLTGWAQVHGCRGATPTASMIEARVQYDLWYIDNWSLRLDLAILLRTPVEVLRGRNAY, from the coding sequence ATGAACTTCGTGAACCGACACCTCCCCGATCAAATCGATACGGCTCATGTCAGTCTCGAACCGCCAATATCCTCGCATAAATGGCCCCTGCGGTATGACCGGATCGAACACGTTGCGCTCTGTGCCGATATCGCGACGATTTTGCTCGCGAGCGTCATCTCCACGGTCTTATACCGGTTCCAGAGCGTACAGACCGGGGCAGACCACGGCAACGCATTTGGCTTGGCGCTGATTAGCGCGGCTTGCGTGGCTTCCCTCCTGAAGGCTCAGGGCCTCTATCGGCCGATTGAGCTCCTTGTGCTCAAGAACCAGGTTCGGGCCGTCTGTGTCACTTGGGCGTCATTGTTGCTCTTGATCTGGGCCGCATATGGCTTTGCAATTCCCCCAGGTGCCTCTCAGAAACCAGGCCCGCTGTTCGCCATCCTCGGCTTGGCCTTGCTTGTGGCAGAGCGATGGGGGGTCAGGGCAGTGCTGATAAGGGGTCTGAGCGAAAGAAAGTTCGCCAGCACCAATATCGTTCTAATCAGCGACCAACCGCTTTCCAAAAACGCCGGCCTGCCGGAGACCTTGTCTATGCACGGATATTGCGTCAGAGCACGGTTCAGCCTGCCGCCGATCGGCTTCGGGCCCGCCGGTCGTAAACGGTTCGCCTCTCGCGTAATCGACTATATTCACAACATCCCGCTCGACCAGGTGGTGGTCGAGGCCTCTCCAGAGCGATGGCCCGAGCTGCGAGCACTTGTGGCCGACCTCCGGGTTTTGCCCTTCCCGATCATGTTCGTGCCCGTCGGCACAACATCCGAATTGCTTCGACATCCGACACGGAATCTTGGAAGTGCCGTTTGCGTCGAGTTGCAGCGGGGTCCCCTCACCTCCCTCGAGTGCGCATCCAAGCGAATGATTGATGTTGTCGGCGCAGGGCTCGCGCTGGCGATGGCTGCACCACTGCTGGTACTGGCTGCAATCGCAATCAAGCTGGACTCTCCGGGCCCGGTGTTCTTCCGACAGCAACGCTGCGGTTTCAATGGTCGGACATTCCTGATCCGGAAGTTTCGGACCATGCATGTTCTCGAGGACGGCAACGTGATCACTCAGGCCGTCCCTCTCGATCGACGGGTCACCCGCGTGGGCAAGTTGCTGCGCCGGTCGAGCTTCGATGAACTGCCGCAACTGCTAAATGTTCTCGAGGGCAGCATGTCGCTGGTGGGCCCGCGTCCCCACGCCTTGGCCCACGACGGACAGTTTGACAAGCTCGTGCGAAACTACGCCTTTCGCCGCAGGGTCAGGCCTGGGCTGACCGGATGGGCCCAGGTTCACGGTTGCCGCGGGGCAACGCCCACGGCGTCGATGATCGAAGCACGCGTCCAATACGATCTCTGGTACATCGATAATTGGAGTCTTCGGCTGGATCTTGCAATCCTGTTGCGAACTCCTGTGGAAGTATTACGGGGGCGCAACGCCTATTAG
- a CDS encoding AAA family ATPase: protein MLQTNTLQNDGSRLPPPIQMQLNRQSTGGIGELIKFALVFIRRQYLVIIFVTVLAGAASLVYLRLVSPAYTAQVQVLFENPRAQFLQKQSLLSEPLLDVTQIETQLQIIKSQATAATVIKQLKLADHQDFREGRSLQSWLMGWLQRWRPDPSEGAPPAPREQPSEATIAIFLDRLSAGRVGYSHVIEIAFTASDPALAAEIANAIARAYINDQLEAKFEATRTATSWLQERLRSLGEEALTAERGVEAYKSQNNIVSPGGKPIDEQQITELNTRLATARAQSSEAAAKLSRYEALLGVDPAKPSSIGNLDAIGSDAMNSPIITSLRQQYLELARREAELSARVGRDHLAVVNVRNRLREFRVSILDEVKRLSEISRSEAELAKQRQQEIEKRLSVAIAQSRLTNSAELTIRDLESRAKSLRALYDTFLQQYMGSAQQETFPISETRIIFPASAAQTKSKPKAKVVLSFGLLGGLALGLLLGFVRDVMDRVFRTSSQLEAALDLPCLSLVPIQSLPRQQRSAARPQQAQEAPNQRILPSAPDIHRAVVSMPLSRYTEAIRSIKIAIDHSPAKTPNQVIGVTSALPNEGKTTIAASVAQLIGHSGKKVIIVDCDLRNPSLSARLVPKAVDGIIEVLRGTRSLEEAVWRDPNTTLAVLPAVQRGSVLHSSELLCDGSICRLFDRLRQSYDYIIVDLPPLSPLVDVRVTAPLIDCYVLVVEWGRTKIDVVQHALHTAPTISDSLIGAVLNKTDIKAMARYDAHRSDYYDDSHYVRYGLSSS, encoded by the coding sequence ATGCTGCAGACCAATACGCTCCAGAACGATGGGTCACGTCTCCCTCCCCCCATTCAAATGCAGCTGAACCGACAGAGCACAGGAGGCATCGGCGAGCTCATTAAATTCGCGCTGGTATTTATACGGCGGCAATACCTCGTCATCATTTTCGTCACTGTCCTCGCAGGTGCCGCTAGCCTCGTTTACCTGAGACTGGTCTCGCCGGCCTATACGGCGCAGGTACAGGTCCTGTTCGAAAATCCAAGGGCGCAGTTCCTTCAGAAACAATCGCTTCTTTCCGAACCGCTCCTCGACGTTACCCAGATCGAGACGCAACTGCAGATCATCAAATCGCAGGCGACTGCTGCAACCGTGATCAAGCAGTTGAAATTGGCCGATCACCAAGACTTTAGGGAGGGCCGGTCGCTGCAGTCCTGGTTGATGGGGTGGCTTCAACGATGGCGGCCAGATCCGTCAGAAGGTGCGCCACCTGCCCCGCGGGAGCAGCCCTCGGAAGCAACGATTGCAATCTTTCTGGATCGCCTGTCTGCAGGTCGAGTTGGCTATAGTCACGTCATTGAAATCGCATTCACCGCGAGTGATCCAGCGCTGGCGGCAGAGATCGCGAACGCTATTGCGAGAGCCTACATCAATGATCAGCTCGAGGCGAAATTTGAAGCCACGCGAACTGCAACGAGTTGGCTGCAGGAACGGCTGCGGAGCCTCGGAGAGGAGGCGCTGACCGCCGAACGTGGAGTCGAGGCTTACAAATCTCAAAATAACATCGTATCGCCCGGGGGAAAGCCGATCGACGAGCAGCAGATCACAGAACTCAACACCCGGCTGGCTACCGCTCGCGCGCAGAGTTCAGAAGCCGCGGCCAAGCTGTCGCGCTACGAAGCTCTTCTCGGCGTCGACCCGGCAAAACCATCCTCGATCGGCAATCTGGACGCCATCGGCTCCGACGCGATGAACAGTCCAATCATTACATCGCTACGCCAGCAGTATCTCGAACTCGCCAGGCGTGAGGCCGAATTGTCCGCCCGCGTCGGCCGAGATCATCTCGCGGTGGTCAACGTTCGAAACAGGCTGCGCGAATTTCGCGTTTCCATTCTGGACGAGGTTAAGCGACTTTCCGAGATCAGCCGCAGCGAAGCCGAACTTGCAAAGCAGCGGCAGCAGGAGATCGAAAAGCGTCTTTCCGTGGCCATTGCGCAGTCGCGCCTCACGAACTCGGCGGAGCTGACAATAAGAGATTTGGAAAGTCGGGCGAAGAGTCTGCGGGCCCTCTACGACACATTCCTTCAGCAATATATGGGCTCGGCGCAGCAGGAGACCTTCCCGATCTCAGAAACCCGCATCATCTTCCCCGCTTCTGCCGCTCAAACCAAGAGCAAACCGAAAGCGAAGGTCGTGCTGAGCTTCGGTCTTCTGGGAGGGCTCGCGCTGGGACTGCTCCTCGGTTTCGTGCGAGACGTCATGGATCGCGTTTTCCGCACGTCTTCACAGCTAGAAGCAGCGCTGGACCTGCCTTGCCTATCTCTCGTGCCGATCCAGAGCTTGCCCAGGCAGCAAAGGTCGGCGGCTCGGCCGCAGCAGGCACAGGAAGCCCCGAACCAACGCATACTTCCGAGCGCTCCGGACATTCATCGCGCCGTCGTGAGCATGCCTCTCTCGCGGTACACCGAGGCGATCCGATCAATCAAGATCGCGATCGACCATAGCCCGGCGAAGACTCCCAACCAGGTGATTGGCGTGACTTCGGCCCTTCCAAATGAGGGCAAGACCACGATTGCCGCTTCCGTGGCACAACTTATCGGGCACAGCGGAAAGAAAGTGATCATCGTCGACTGCGATCTTCGGAATCCATCGCTTTCGGCTCGGCTCGTCCCAAAGGCCGTGGATGGCATTATTGAAGTCTTGAGGGGGACTCGTTCACTCGAAGAGGCGGTATGGCGGGATCCGAACACGACTCTTGCCGTTCTTCCGGCCGTTCAGCGTGGGTCCGTACTTCACTCAAGCGAACTCTTGTGCGACGGCTCGATCTGCAGGCTGTTTGATCGTCTGCGACAAAGCTATGACTATATCATTGTCGATCTTCCGCCGCTGAGCCCGCTTGTCGACGTACGGGTCACCGCTCCTCTGATCGATTGCTACGTTCTCGTCGTCGAGTGGGGACGCACGAAGATCGACGTCGTGCAGCATGCACTGCACACCGCCCCGACGATCTCGGACTCGCTGATCGGCGCAGTACTGAACAAGACTGACATCAAGGCGATGGCCCGATACGACGCCCACCGAAGCGATTATTACGATGACAGTCACTACGTTCGATATGGTCTTTCGAGCTCCTGA
- a CDS encoding serine/threonine protein kinase encodes MLKKSSAEMVLRPAPDAMFVLLDGRSMLFSEAGQKIFELDQVAAFIWCKLAQGASLEDVYQGLGALGIDEDASRQFTRQVVNVWADQALLQADWQVPIDCSFSVILGRHKIGVRTANRDLLRRLLSVFCVADKGAGDNDLVVEATMLDEQVFFRGEDSRISRCEVEALAPTIKAHISERLIRSDRWVFSLHAATLVRNDAGLLLCGQPGAGKSTLTLQLVDAGFRYAGDDVALVGADGTICGIPFALTVKEGSWDLLSRLHGDKYDATHRRSDGVRVRYVPIPNAQNQCVSASWIVFLKRVAGGPEELTAIDQLDAMKRLIEDAFAADGRLSQAGFFALKRIVAGARSFQLTYCESVEARRLLMELCDGEA; translated from the coding sequence GTGCTGAAAAAATCGTCGGCAGAGATGGTGTTGAGACCGGCTCCAGATGCAATGTTCGTGCTGCTGGATGGTCGATCAATGCTCTTCAGCGAAGCCGGGCAGAAGATCTTCGAGCTGGACCAGGTAGCGGCATTCATCTGGTGCAAGCTGGCGCAAGGTGCCTCTCTGGAAGATGTCTATCAGGGGCTTGGGGCGCTAGGCATTGACGAGGATGCGTCACGCCAGTTCACCCGCCAGGTTGTAAATGTCTGGGCCGATCAAGCGCTACTCCAAGCGGACTGGCAAGTGCCGATTGACTGTTCCTTCTCAGTGATCCTGGGTCGGCACAAAATAGGCGTCCGGACTGCAAATCGAGACCTCTTGAGACGGCTGCTTTCGGTATTCTGCGTCGCGGACAAGGGCGCGGGCGACAACGACCTGGTGGTCGAGGCAACGATGCTGGACGAGCAAGTGTTCTTCCGCGGAGAGGATTCGAGAATTTCCAGATGTGAAGTCGAAGCATTGGCGCCGACGATCAAGGCGCACATCAGCGAGCGGCTTATTCGAAGCGATCGCTGGGTCTTTTCCCTTCATGCAGCTACTCTCGTGAGAAACGATGCGGGCCTGCTGTTGTGCGGTCAGCCGGGAGCTGGAAAGTCGACCCTGACACTGCAGCTCGTGGACGCCGGCTTTCGCTACGCTGGCGATGATGTTGCGCTGGTTGGAGCTGACGGAACCATCTGCGGAATTCCCTTTGCGCTCACAGTCAAGGAGGGGTCGTGGGACTTGCTCTCCCGGCTGCATGGCGACAAGTATGACGCGACGCACCGCCGCTCCGACGGGGTTCGGGTGCGGTACGTCCCCATTCCAAATGCGCAGAACCAATGCGTTTCCGCGAGCTGGATCGTCTTCTTGAAACGGGTCGCGGGCGGTCCGGAAGAACTGACCGCGATAGACCAGTTGGATGCGATGAAGCGGCTTATCGAAGACGCATTTGCCGCTGACGGAAGGCTATCGCAAGCCGGCTTTTTCGCTTTGAAGCGGATTGTCGCAGGCGCGCGATCATTTCAACTCACCTACTGCGAGTCGGTGGAAGCTCGGCGCTTGCTTATGGAATTGTGCGATGGTGAGGCATAG
- a CDS encoding nucleotidyltransferase family protein — protein MPPVDVEWTSVIGLANRTLTTPALIDFVGKYASMLPEDVCAYIRNIHRRNELRNNRLLAQLEEAVVAMNRLGITPIMLKGTSTLATAPRERRGVRIMSDLDIIVMPDEARMAIAALCAIGYDIDYQTPAESQRWHVELNRSQDVGTIDLQQAAPGPAYLYQGIGQALNHCVIAPLGSGRVYIPTPVYRALMLIIHDQFQDYGYWLGDLDLRHLVELRDLNDSTEGLDWEKLASLVSGELMKNAVETQLVALAGLLGVDIPQTMRSRLIPRLQFMRQLMQARFPSTRLLFLAMTALDLGNYRNAANGAWQAAAHPRRSWSLPKVDTLQFLLKAAVAVRTGKV, from the coding sequence ATGCCGCCCGTCGACGTGGAGTGGACGTCCGTAATCGGGCTCGCAAATCGGACTCTGACGACGCCGGCGCTCATCGACTTTGTGGGCAAATATGCATCGATGCTGCCGGAGGACGTCTGCGCATATATCCGCAATATCCACCGCCGAAACGAGCTGCGCAATAATCGCCTCCTCGCTCAGCTGGAAGAAGCCGTCGTTGCGATGAACCGCTTGGGAATTACCCCGATCATGCTCAAGGGCACATCGACACTGGCGACCGCACCCCGGGAGCGCCGAGGCGTTCGGATAATGTCGGACCTGGACATCATCGTCATGCCGGACGAGGCCAGAATGGCAATTGCCGCTCTATGTGCAATTGGCTACGATATTGATTACCAGACCCCCGCCGAAAGCCAGAGATGGCACGTCGAGCTGAACCGGTCACAGGATGTCGGGACCATCGACCTGCAGCAGGCCGCTCCGGGTCCCGCGTACCTCTACCAAGGTATCGGGCAGGCGCTGAACCATTGCGTCATCGCGCCGCTGGGAAGCGGGCGCGTGTATATCCCCACGCCTGTCTACCGAGCGCTCATGCTGATTATCCATGATCAATTTCAAGACTACGGTTATTGGCTCGGCGACCTCGACCTGCGGCACCTTGTTGAATTGCGAGATCTAAACGATTCCACCGAAGGCCTTGATTGGGAGAAGCTTGCCTCGCTAGTCTCGGGCGAATTGATGAAGAATGCGGTTGAAACCCAACTGGTCGCTCTTGCCGGGCTGCTTGGCGTCGATATTCCGCAGACGATGCGCTCCCGCCTGATTCCCCGCCTGCAGTTCATGCGACAGTTGATGCAGGCACGTTTTCCGTCCACGCGTTTGCTGTTCCTCGCGATGACGGCGCTGGATCTCGGAAACTATCGGAACGCGGCAAATGGCGCCTGGCAAGCCGCCGCCCATCCGCGTAGATCGTGGTCCCTCCCGAAGGTGGACACCTTGCAGTTCTTGTTGAAGGCGGCCGTCGCTGTGCGCACAGGGAAGGTGTAG
- a CDS encoding PaaI family thioesterase gives MTGGPAMNLQELTAANAAANLNRLFRFEVVLAADGEAELQMPWSDDLTQYAGHLHAGAIAALLDTACGFAAATLIGPVTASHFSMNCLRPAVGRGFIAKGATVRAGRKQTFARAELFAEDGSGKRSLVATGETLLVALG, from the coding sequence ATGACAGGCGGCCCGGCAATGAACCTCCAAGAACTCACGGCAGCGAACGCTGCGGCAAACTTAAATCGGCTCTTCAGGTTCGAAGTCGTGTTGGCCGCCGACGGAGAGGCGGAGCTCCAAATGCCATGGAGCGATGATCTCACACAATATGCCGGTCATCTTCATGCTGGGGCGATCGCGGCGTTGCTCGACACGGCCTGCGGATTTGCCGCCGCGACTCTCATCGGGCCCGTGACAGCATCGCATTTCTCCATGAACTGTTTGAGGCCCGCGGTCGGTCGCGGTTTTATCGCGAAAGGCGCGACGGTTCGCGCCGGACGCAAGCAGACCTTTGCTCGGGCAGAATTGTTTGCGGAGGATGGTTCCGGCAAACGGTCGCTCGTTGCGACGGGCGAAACGCTTTTAGTCGCGCTCGGTTAG